The Candidatus Dadabacteria bacterium genome has a segment encoding these proteins:
- a CDS encoding ATP-binding protein has product MYKRYATQDIKTALADTPVVFIMGARQSGKTTLTKTLISEMGESDWTYLTLDDQTQFATAGADPVGFIRNLPDTRIALDEVQRAPSLFAAIKQAVDEKRTPGRFLLTGSANAFLLPKLSDSLAGRIEAVRLMTLSECELQESKPRFLGKLLKGKAPSTRQTRVREHLVRRLVSGCFPEPLQRKGEARRRAWYQQYLNSLIQRDLRDLSRVEHPARMLNLVKLAALHSGNLVNLSEWSNKLGLSRETVKKYLALLEQLFLLELLPAWHSNESKRLVKTPKLHLADTGMICAVSGQSEERLSKEPTRMGPLLETFVYNELRKQATWMGKAGEPLRFYHYRDKNKTEVDVIMETLGGDCLAVEVKATATLTNRDFAGLKRFQQITGKRFRIGVILYDGDHTTAFGENLYAVPIAALWS; this is encoded by the coding sequence ATGTATAAGCGCTACGCCACTCAAGACATAAAAACCGCTCTGGCGGATACGCCTGTGGTATTCATTATGGGCGCCCGTCAATCCGGAAAAACCACCCTGACCAAAACGCTCATATCCGAAATGGGCGAATCTGACTGGACCTATTTGACTCTGGATGACCAGACGCAGTTTGCAACAGCCGGGGCAGACCCGGTTGGCTTCATCCGAAACCTGCCGGACACCCGCATTGCCCTTGACGAGGTGCAACGCGCGCCCTCTTTGTTTGCCGCCATCAAACAGGCCGTGGATGAAAAGCGGACGCCGGGGCGTTTTCTGCTGACCGGCTCCGCCAACGCCTTTCTGTTGCCCAAGTTGTCGGACTCTCTCGCGGGGCGTATAGAAGCGGTGCGTCTGATGACTTTGTCGGAGTGCGAGTTGCAGGAGAGCAAGCCCCGTTTCCTCGGCAAACTGCTGAAAGGGAAAGCGCCTTCCACCCGGCAGACGCGGGTAAGGGAGCATCTTGTGCGGCGGCTGGTCTCCGGTTGCTTTCCGGAGCCCTTGCAGCGCAAGGGAGAGGCGCGGCGGCGGGCATGGTATCAGCAATATCTGAATTCGCTGATTCAGCGCGACCTCCGCGACCTGTCGCGCGTAGAACACCCCGCCCGGATGCTGAATCTTGTCAAGTTGGCGGCGTTGCATTCCGGCAATCTGGTCAACTTGAGCGAGTGGAGTAACAAGTTGGGTTTGAGCAGGGAAACAGTAAAAAAATATCTGGCGCTTTTGGAGCAGTTGTTTCTGCTGGAACTGTTGCCCGCATGGCATTCAAACGAATCCAAGCGGCTGGTGAAAACCCCCAAGTTGCATTTGGCTGATACCGGTATGATATGCGCCGTCAGCGGACAGAGCGAAGAGCGTCTGAGCAAAGAGCCGACCCGTATGGGGCCATTGCTTGAGACCTTTGTCTATAATGAATTGCGTAAACAGGCGACTTGGATGGGAAAGGCCGGAGAGCCCTTGCGGTTTTACCACTACCGCGACAAGAACAAGACGGAGGTGGATGTAATCATGGAGACCCTTGGCGGCGACTGTTTAGCCGTTGAGGTTAAAGCCACCGCCACCTTGACTAATCGGGATTTCGCCGGATTGAAGAGGTTTCAGCAGATTACCGGGAAGCGTTTCCGAATAGGCGTCATTCTTTATGACGGAGACCACACAACCGCTTTCGGCGAGAATCTCTACGCAGTTCCGATTGCCGCGCTTTGGTCATAG
- a CDS encoding type II toxin-antitoxin system HicB family antitoxin produces the protein MNNGKFVALVWKEGDSFVSVLRGTSIASCGDTAEEAVEMLKEAAELYFENVSEEQKREIL, from the coding sequence ATGAATAACGGCAAGTTTGTGGCTCTTGTATGGAAAGAGGGAGACAGTTTTGTTTCCGTTCTCAGAGGCACAAGCATAGCAAGTTGCGGCGACACGGCGGAGGAAGCGGTTGAAATGCTCAAGGAAGCCGCCGAACTGTATTTTGAGAACGTAAGCGAAGAACAGAAACGCGAAATCCTATGA
- a CDS encoding phospholipase D-like domain-containing protein → MQLAWNPEGMGEDGFVWSFINFPLPIANIPYSLVLLVSYWLLMSKASTRTKQQTNSQLVVVDNRETKVSDFLKKSMKPGNSLSIVSAYFSIYGYEVLKDKLDTANKVRFLFGDPSSVESVDPEQKELNPFFISEAGLEAVNQLNQKSLAKECAKWIEEKAEVKSVTSNFVHGKMYHIQNGNDTIAISGSSNFTKSGLGEGVRPNIEINVVPSDSSDREALKAWFDKIWNNSLLVQDVKKSVLGKLEKLYEDQSPEFIYFKTLFHIFNKEIKEREKQEISLKDVHLYDHQIWKKLYKFQKEGAKGIINKLRKYNGCILADSVGLGKTYTALAVIKYFELIADKKVLVLCPRKLSENWNLYRASANYKHNPFTEDKFSYSLLAHTDLGRESGQSGEVNLSNFNWGNFGLVVIDESHNFRNAPKDRKDEEGNIIKRSRYNQLIEEVIKKGSRTKVLMLSATPVNTALTDLRNQIELMTEANDKYFSKSLKITSLKRLLNEAQKQFKKWESVPNRNKSDLLKELGADFLRLIDGVSIARSRKHIKRHYVDSMEEIGGFPKHENPQNEYPQTDTQGELSYEDLNEKIEKFALSVYLPSKYLID, encoded by the coding sequence GTGCAACTGGCATGGAATCCAGAGGGGATGGGGGAGGATGGCTTTGTCTGGTCATTCATTAATTTCCCGTTGCCCATTGCAAACATTCCATACAGCCTTGTTTTGCTGGTAAGTTATTGGCTTCTTATGTCCAAGGCGAGCACAAGAACCAAGCAACAAACCAATAGCCAGTTGGTTGTAGTAGATAACAGAGAGACTAAAGTCTCCGACTTCCTCAAAAAAAGCATGAAGCCGGGAAACTCTCTCTCAATCGTATCAGCCTACTTCTCCATATATGGGTATGAAGTACTGAAAGACAAACTGGACACCGCTAACAAAGTAAGGTTTCTATTCGGTGACCCTAGTTCCGTGGAGAGCGTTGACCCGGAACAGAAGGAACTCAATCCCTTCTTTATTTCAGAAGCTGGCCTTGAAGCAGTCAACCAACTCAACCAAAAATCTTTGGCGAAAGAATGCGCCAAGTGGATTGAAGAGAAAGCGGAAGTGAAGTCAGTAACTTCAAACTTTGTTCATGGAAAGATGTATCACATTCAGAACGGGAACGATACCATTGCGATATCCGGCAGTTCAAATTTTACAAAGTCCGGTCTTGGAGAAGGCGTAAGACCTAATATAGAAATCAATGTTGTTCCTTCCGATTCCAGTGACCGCGAGGCTCTCAAGGCATGGTTTGATAAGATCTGGAACAACAGCCTTCTTGTTCAAGATGTCAAAAAGAGCGTTTTGGGCAAACTGGAGAAACTATACGAAGACCAGTCTCCGGAATTCATATACTTCAAAACCTTGTTCCATATTTTCAATAAGGAAATCAAAGAAAGAGAAAAACAGGAAATCTCATTAAAAGATGTCCATCTTTACGACCATCAAATATGGAAAAAACTCTATAAGTTCCAAAAAGAAGGTGCAAAAGGAATAATAAATAAGTTACGAAAATATAACGGTTGCATTCTGGCAGATAGCGTTGGCCTCGGTAAGACTTATACCGCCCTTGCCGTAATCAAATACTTTGAGCTCATCGCCGATAAGAAGGTTTTAGTTCTTTGTCCCAGAAAACTATCTGAGAACTGGAACTTGTATCGGGCTAGTGCCAATTACAAACACAACCCGTTTACTGAGGACAAATTTTCCTACTCTTTACTTGCACACACCGATTTAGGTAGGGAATCAGGACAATCCGGTGAAGTTAATCTTTCCAATTTCAATTGGGGAAATTTTGGTTTGGTGGTCATAGACGAATCTCATAACTTCCGAAACGCGCCTAAAGATAGAAAAGATGAAGAGGGAAACATAATAAAACGCAGTCGCTACAACCAACTGATTGAAGAAGTTATAAAGAAAGGCTCAAGAACAAAGGTCCTTATGCTGTCCGCGACACCTGTCAATACGGCTTTGACTGATTTACGAAACCAAATTGAGTTGATGACAGAAGCAAATGATAAATACTTTAGCAAGTCATTAAAAATTACAAGTCTCAAAAGGTTGCTAAATGAAGCGCAGAAACAATTTAAAAAATGGGAGTCTGTGCCAAATCGCAACAAGTCTGACCTATTGAAAGAACTCGGCGCTGATTTCCTACGATTGATTGACGGGGTGTCAATCGCGAGGTCGCGAAAACACATAAAACGGCATTATGTTGATTCCATGGAGGAAATAGGAGGTTTTCCAAAACATGAGAAT